A region of Mycolicibacterium brumae DNA encodes the following proteins:
- a CDS encoding ABC transporter ATP-binding protein: MGIGIQVEGLTKSFGSQVIWEDVTFDLPAGEVTVLLGPSGTGKSVFLKSLIGLLRPERGKIMIEGTDLIECSAKELYEIRTLFGVMFQDGALFGSMNLYDNTAFPLREHTKKSESEIRKIVMEKLDLVGLAGHEMKAPGEISGGMRKRAGLARALVLDPKIILVDEPDSGLDPVRTAYLSQLLIDINAQIDATILIVTHNINIVRTVPDDIGMLYRKRLVMFGPRELLLTSEEPVVKQFLNGRRIGPIGMSEEKDEATAAAEARALELGQSDGGVEEIEGVPPQLTVTPGMPERKAVGRRQARVREVLHTLPPAAQEAILADMAATGADYHSESRTEEVRTQEVRADEDKTVSIPVQREG; this comes from the coding sequence GTGGGCATTGGTATCCAGGTCGAAGGGCTCACCAAATCGTTCGGCTCCCAGGTCATCTGGGAGGACGTGACATTCGACCTGCCGGCCGGCGAGGTCACCGTGCTGCTGGGGCCGTCCGGCACCGGTAAGTCGGTGTTCCTGAAGTCCCTGATCGGCCTGCTGCGCCCGGAGCGCGGCAAGATCATGATCGAGGGCACCGACCTGATCGAGTGCTCGGCCAAGGAGCTCTACGAGATCCGCACCCTGTTCGGCGTCATGTTCCAGGACGGCGCGCTGTTCGGGTCGATGAACCTCTACGACAACACGGCCTTCCCGCTGCGCGAGCACACCAAGAAGTCCGAGAGCGAGATCCGCAAGATCGTCATGGAGAAGCTGGACCTCGTCGGTCTGGCCGGCCACGAGATGAAGGCCCCCGGCGAGATCTCCGGCGGTATGCGCAAGCGCGCCGGCCTGGCCCGCGCCCTGGTGCTCGACCCCAAGATCATCCTGGTCGACGAGCCGGACTCCGGCCTGGACCCGGTCCGGACCGCCTACCTGTCGCAGCTCCTGATCGACATCAACGCCCAGATCGACGCCACCATCCTGATCGTGACGCACAACATCAACATCGTGCGCACCGTGCCGGACGACATCGGCATGCTCTACCGCAAGCGCCTGGTCATGTTCGGCCCCCGCGAGCTGCTGCTGACCAGCGAAGAGCCGGTGGTCAAGCAGTTCCTCAACGGCCGCCGCATCGGCCCGATCGGCATGTCGGAGGAGAAGGACGAGGCCACCGCCGCAGCCGAGGCCCGGGCCCTGGAACTCGGCCAGAGCGACGGCGGCGTCGAGGAGATCGAGGGCGTGCCGCCGCAGCTGACCGTCACCCCCGGCATGCCGGAGCGCAAGGCCGTCGGCCGTCGCCAGGCCCGGGTGCGCGAGGTGCTGCACACCCTGCCGCCGGCCGCCCAGGAGGCGATCCTGGCCGATATGGCCGCCACCGGCGCCGACTACCACTCCGAGTCGCGCACCGAGGAGGTCCGGACCCAGGAAGTTCGGGCCGACGAGGACAAAACCGTCAGCATTCCGGTCCAGCGCGAAGGCTGA
- a CDS encoding carotenoid oxygenase family protein: MSAPTVSATDNQYLEGFLAPVGREVTAIDLKVTGTIPEHLDGRYLRNGPNPAEEVDAERYHWFAGDAMVHGLSLRDGKALWYRNRWVRTAAVAGTLGEPRPARLDPKAGMLSVAPNTNVLEHAGKTLALVEGGGANYELTDDLDTVGTCDFNGTLGGGYTAHPHRDPVSGELHAVSYSFARGRNVQYTVLDTAGRVRKVVDIPVHGFPMMHDFTLTEKYVVLYDLPVVFDPGQAVPDSVPKLARPAARKMMNALAGRVSIPGPIAARVAADTTRILSLPFAWDDNYPARIGVLPRDGGADDIRWFQIAPCFVFHPLNGYTEVRDGQEVLVLDVVRYRRMFDRDRRGPSDGVPSLDRWEINLATGRVSDGVRDDRQQEFPRINEALTGRAHRFGYTVGTDGIFESAADMKSSLYKHDYATGSAVVAGLDPDLLLGEFCFVPNPDSRAEDDGILMGYAHHRPTDEGRLVMLDAQSLDTMAAVHLPQRVPMGFHGNWCPR, translated from the coding sequence ATGTCCGCGCCAACCGTTTCCGCAACCGACAACCAGTACCTGGAGGGATTCCTGGCCCCGGTGGGTCGCGAGGTCACCGCGATCGACCTCAAGGTCACCGGGACCATTCCCGAGCACCTCGACGGCCGCTATCTGCGCAACGGCCCCAATCCGGCCGAGGAGGTCGACGCCGAGCGGTACCACTGGTTCGCCGGGGACGCGATGGTGCACGGGCTGTCCCTGCGCGACGGCAAGGCGCTCTGGTACCGCAACCGCTGGGTCCGCACCGCCGCGGTGGCCGGGACGCTGGGGGAGCCGCGCCCGGCGCGGCTGGACCCCAAGGCGGGCATGCTCTCGGTCGCCCCCAACACCAATGTGCTCGAACACGCGGGCAAGACGCTCGCCCTGGTCGAAGGCGGCGGCGCGAACTACGAACTCACCGATGACCTGGACACCGTGGGCACCTGCGACTTCAACGGCACTCTCGGCGGCGGCTACACCGCCCATCCGCACCGCGACCCGGTCAGCGGCGAACTGCACGCGGTGTCCTACTCCTTCGCGCGCGGCCGCAATGTGCAGTACACCGTGCTGGACACCGCCGGCCGGGTGCGCAAGGTCGTCGACATCCCGGTGCACGGCTTCCCGATGATGCACGACTTCACCCTGACCGAGAAGTACGTGGTGCTCTACGACCTGCCGGTGGTCTTCGATCCGGGCCAGGCGGTGCCCGACAGCGTGCCGAAGCTGGCCCGCCCGGCGGCCCGCAAGATGATGAACGCGCTGGCCGGGCGAGTTTCGATCCCCGGTCCGATCGCCGCCCGGGTGGCCGCCGACACCACCCGCATCCTGTCGCTGCCGTTCGCCTGGGACGACAATTACCCGGCCCGGATCGGGGTCCTGCCGCGCGACGGCGGCGCCGACGACATCCGATGGTTCCAAATCGCGCCGTGCTTCGTGTTCCACCCGCTCAACGGCTACACCGAGGTCCGCGACGGCCAGGAGGTGCTGGTGCTCGACGTGGTCCGCTACCGCCGGATGTTCGACCGGGATCGGCGCGGCCCCAGTGACGGCGTCCCCAGCCTGGACCGCTGGGAGATCAACCTGGCCACCGGGCGGGTCAGCGACGGCGTCCGGGACGACCGCCAGCAGGAGTTCCCGCGGATCAACGAGGCGCTGACCGGCCGGGCGCACCGCTTCGGCTACACCGTCGGCACCGACGGCATCTTCGAGTCCGCCGCGGACATGAAGAGCTCGCTGTACAAGCACGATTACGCGACCGGATCCGCCGTGGTCGCGGGCCTGGACCCCGATCTGCTGCTCGGCGAGTTCTGCTTCGTGCCGAACCCGGACTCCCGGGCCGAGGACGACGGGATCCTGATGGGCTATGCCCATCACCGGCCCACCGACGAAGGCCGGCTGGTGATGCTGGACGCGCAGAGCCTGGACACGATGGCCGCCGTGCACCTGCCGCAACGGGTGCCGATGGGCTTCCACGGCAACTGGTGCCCCCGCTAG
- a CDS encoding TetR/AcrR family transcriptional regulator has translation MDPEAKAPRSVRDELLLAAVGLLDEHGPDALQTRRVATAAGTSTMAVYTHFGGMPDLIAAVADYGLAQFDLALDVPDTDDPVADLLTCGGAYRHFAIRRPHLYRLMFGSTSAAGVRAPARDIQTGEPERDLHPSLIHLVRLVRRCITAGRMRGDATDNREVMTIAGQFWAMTHGFVMLELAGFFGDDGAAVGPVLGGLGMHVLLDLGDEPAALQASAVAAQLRA, from the coding sequence ATGGATCCAGAGGCGAAAGCGCCGCGATCGGTGCGCGACGAGCTACTGCTGGCCGCCGTCGGGCTGCTCGACGAGCACGGGCCCGACGCGCTGCAGACCCGCCGGGTGGCCACCGCCGCGGGGACCTCCACCATGGCCGTCTACACCCACTTCGGCGGGATGCCGGATCTGATCGCCGCGGTCGCCGACTACGGCCTCGCCCAGTTCGACCTCGCCCTGGATGTGCCCGACACCGACGATCCGGTGGCAGACCTGCTGACCTGCGGCGGCGCCTACCGCCACTTCGCGATCCGCCGCCCGCACCTGTACCGGCTGATGTTCGGCAGCACCAGCGCCGCGGGCGTGCGGGCGCCGGCGCGCGACATCCAGACCGGCGAGCCCGAGCGGGACCTGCACCCCAGCCTGATTCACCTGGTGCGGCTGGTGCGCCGCTGCATCACCGCCGGCCGGATGCGCGGCGACGCCACCGACAACCGCGAGGTGATGACCATCGCCGGGCAGTTCTGGGCCATGACGCACGGGTTCGTGATGCTGGAACTCGCCGGCTTCTTCGGCGACGACGGCGCCGCCGTCGGGCCGGTGCTGGGCGGGCTCGGCATGCACGTGCTGCTGGACCTCGGCGACGAGCCGGCGGCCCTGCAGGCGTCGGCGGTGGCCGCCCAGCTGCGGGCCTGA